A single region of the Melioribacteraceae bacterium 4301-Me genome encodes:
- a CDS encoding aldose epimerase family protein, producing MIKKELFGKLDDVNEIYIYTLSNLKGMIVKIINYGAIVVSILVPDKNGIYDDIVLGYDNLKAYINDKFYFGAIIGRYANRINKGQFELNGKRYQLELNDGLNHLHGGTKGFHKVVWDAEPFIYNSDQSLKLKYYSHDGEGGYPGNLKIMVIYTLTQNNELQIEYIAETDKKTILNPTHHSYFNLSGSADKTILEHQIKINADYIVDINEDLTPTGKLINVNNTPFDFRKFREMGARINDKNELLAFANGYDHSFVLNDYNHSVRKVAEVFEPVSGRLLSIHSDQPGLQFYSGNYLNGSIIGKEGKIYSFRAGFCLEAQHFPDSPNHKNFPPVVLEPGQRYIQRTMYKFSIKQ from the coding sequence AAATTTACATCTACACATTAAGTAATCTTAAAGGTATGATAGTAAAAATAATTAATTACGGCGCAATTGTCGTTTCAATTTTAGTACCTGATAAAAATGGAATTTATGATGATATAGTGTTAGGCTACGATAATCTTAAAGCATACATTAATGATAAATTTTACTTCGGAGCTATAATTGGCAGGTATGCTAACAGAATTAATAAAGGGCAGTTTGAATTAAACGGTAAAAGATACCAACTAGAACTTAACGATGGATTAAATCATCTCCATGGCGGAACGAAAGGATTTCACAAGGTTGTTTGGGACGCTGAACCTTTTATTTACAATTCAGACCAATCATTAAAACTAAAGTATTATAGTCATGATGGAGAAGGAGGATATCCTGGTAACTTAAAGATAATGGTAATTTATACCCTTACTCAAAATAATGAGCTGCAGATTGAGTATATTGCAGAGACTGATAAAAAAACTATACTTAATCCCACTCATCATTCATATTTTAATTTATCTGGTTCAGCGGATAAAACAATTTTGGAGCACCAGATTAAAATTAACGCTGATTATATAGTTGATATAAATGAAGACTTAACACCAACGGGAAAGCTAATTAATGTTAATAATACTCCGTTCGACTTTCGAAAATTTCGTGAGATGGGGGCGCGCATAAATGACAAAAACGAGTTGTTAGCTTTTGCAAATGGTTACGATCATAGTTTTGTGCTAAATGATTACAATCACTCTGTTAGAAAAGTTGCTGAAGTATTTGAACCTGTATCCGGAAGATTGTTAAGTATTCATAGTGATCAACCGGGGTTACAGTTTTATTCTGGGAATTACCTGAACGGATCAATAATAGGTAAAGAGGGAAAGATTTATAGCTTTAGAGCTGGCTTTTGTTTAGAAGCTCAACATTTCCCAGATTCGCCAAATCATAAAAATTTTCCACCCGTTGTGCTTGAGCCAGGTCAAAGGTATATTCAAAGAACTATGTATAAGTTCTCAATTAAACAATAG